The segment AACTGCCTTAAAAGCATTGGGTCTTGATGTAACTGTCGTGGAACTGCTTGATTGGGTATTTCCTAAAGCAATTGACAAGGATATGGCTGCCATTATAGAAAAATCCCTCAAAACAGAAGGATTCCAGTTGATAATGGGAAAGGGACTTGAAAAAGTGATAGGTCGGGACTATATCGAGTCTGTGATTGTGGATGGTAAGACAATAAATACCGACCTGCTGGTAGCAGCTTCCGGTGTTAAATCCGACCTTTCTCTGGGTCAGGAGGCAGGATTACATCTGGGCAGATTTGGCATTACTACTGACATGAGAATGATGACCACTGCCAGGGATGTCTATGCTGCAGGTGACTCCATTGAAGTCACAAATCCGATAAGTCACAGGCCCTGGGTATCCCAGCTTGCAAATTCAGCTTACAGGCAGGGCACGGTTGCTGGTACCAATGCAGCTGGAGGGTATGCTACATATGAGGGGTCAGTTACCACATTTGTTTCGTTTGTTAATGGTATTGAAGTAGCTGCTACAGGTTTCAATACTTTTTTCGCAAAGATATATGGATTTGAGATTATCGGTGCAAAAGCAAAGGGCAAGACCAGGCCGGATTGGTACCCCGGGGGGGAAGATATCAGTGTTAAAGTCCTGGCTGATGCCAGTTCAGGTAAATTACTTGGTGCACAAGCCATTGGCTCGGGAGCAGCCAGCAGAATAAATGTGGTAGCCTGTGCACTAAAAGGAGGATTGACAGTTCATGAGCTCTCAGAACTTGAACTAGCTTATTGTCCGGCAGTATCTGAAACCTATGATGTTTTAACCAAAGCATGTGACTTTTTGTTAAGGAAATTAAAAAAACAGTCTTTGCACGGTTTCGTACAAACTGTGCAAAACTATATATGTTAATAAATAAATCATTATATTGTGATAAATTATGACCGTAACACTTAACAAAAATGTATGTGATAAAAAACCATCCTGTATGATGGTAACATTATGCCCAGCTAGTGCGATCTCAATAAGACCTGGTGAATATCCAACAATCGATTCGGAAGCTTGTTTAGATTGCGGAAAATGTGTTGCTGCATGTCCCCATCAGGCATTAACAATTGCATAATTCCATGGGTTTTAACATATGGATGAAGAACTGGAAAAAATCAGGAAAAGAAAATTAAAGGAGTTGCAAGAAATTATGAATAAATCCCCATTACCAAATACCCCCATAGAACTGACAGACCAGGATCTCGACCAGGCCATCAGTAAATACCCCAAACTTGTGGTAGATTGCTGGGCTGTCTGGTGCGGGCCATGCAGGATCGTAGGACCTACAATTGAGGCCATTGCCACTGAAAAAGCAGGGGAGATCGTATTTGGGAAACTGGATATTGACCAGAACGGTCAGGCTGCTGTTAAATATGCCATCTCAGCTGTCCCAACCATGCTGGTGTTCAAAGATGGTCAATTGGCTGGAAGAATCATAGGAGCACTTCCAAAACAGCAGATCGAAGCTAAACTTGACGAAATCTTCAAATAATCCCGTATTTCCTTTCTTTTTTTTTCGTTTTCCAATTTTCCAGCAATCATCATCGCTTATTTTAAATACAAAGGATATTTATTAAAATAACATGGTTGGGTTTATTCCGACACTATTTGAATTTGTACCAGTTGGTATCATAACTGCTTTATTTTTTCTAATTGTGCTCTATGTCAAGCATGTGCACAAGTTGAACCTTCGTTCAGTGGGTTCAGATATCTGTCTTGGTGCTCTCTTTATACAGATCACAATGCTGGCATTGCCCTTATGGGCTACAACTTCAGTTTCAATTAATGTCATAGGACAATCTGTAGCAGTTATACTAACCCTTTTTACATGGATAATAACAAACTGGCTCTTGAAAAGAAGGAAACCTTCCCGGACATTTTCCACAAATTTTTTAAACAAACTCTTTAATAGGTCTAATAAACCCATTAATTTCAGGGAATTTTTTTCATTTGTGTTGGGTATATTTGCACTGTGTATAAGTCTGATGATGGTGCTTAATGTGATCGGATTTGGCTTAAAAGATTTCATGGTCCTGACCACACATCTTGCATTTGCAGCCATAACCTCCATGATTATTGGATACGCAGGACATGGGATTTACCGATATCTGCAAAACGAACAATTCACGCAGCAGTTCAGTCGTTTTTTCAGGGAAATAACTGCTGACAATGTACTGATAACAATTCAAGCAGGAGGAATCCAGATTCATGACCGCGATCCTGTCCAGCCTGTAGTTGATATTATAAGGGGCTCTATTATGAAGGGTGTACTTGGCCCGTCACTCTTTGGTTTGAAAATATTAAAAGAAAGCTGTATTGAAATTATAACCTCATCAGGTATGCGCCAGCAGAACTTGAATAAAGTTACTTTGCATTTTATCAATAATATTTATGATATCAACAAATTAGCATTAAGAATGGATGAAGACGAGGTTGCTATTGAATCTGTTATAAATTTGAGTGAGATTGGAGAAATTGCAGTTTATAATGGACTTGAGAAATCTGTTGAGGATATTCTCAGTAAACTTACCGAAAATTATGATGTTATTCAAATAAAGAAATTCGATACCATGAAACTGGTAATTATCGATTCAATTAGTCATATTGGATCAGCTGCTGCTGCACATGGTATGGAGTCATCAGCATCAAAAGCAAGTAATATGCTGGGTAATGTAGGGATTTCGGCAGTTCGGACAAAACATAAAACAATATTGAATAAAATAATCAACGTTCTTTATATCATAGGAGAAGCATCGGGCATTAATTCGTTGGAGAGTACCCTAAAGCAGACTGCGGTTAAATTACGTGATATGGGGACTTCATTAGTACAATCTGATTTGATATATGAAGCCCTACAAATAATAACAAAACTGGAAAAACTGGGTTTTGTTGCTGCATCCAATAAATTGGAACTGGCAACTGAACAGGTGTTATGGTCGATTAAGGATATTGGGGTGTCGTGCGGATATCAACGAAATGAGCAGGGGATCAAAGTGGCTGTAAATGCTTTCGCCAATATTGGGCTGGAGTCATCCCGACAAAAACTGCATGATGCGTTGGATCAGGCCATCTGGTCATTAAAAGAGGTGTCCAGATACCCAATTTCAGAGGAACTTGAGAGTTCTACAAAAAATTCCGCGAAATCCTTTGCCAGTCTTGCAACCGTAGAGTTTGATAAGGTAGAAAAGGCCATACATGATCTCAAGCAGTATTTTGGGTCTGATGAGACAGATCGTTTTGACAAGTTTGAGACCCAATATATTATGGAAAGAGAGAAGAACGAGGCTAATTGATGGAAAGTAATGTTTATGTCATGGATACTTCCGGATTTATAGTTGGTACAAATTTTATTGAAGGGACAATGGTAACAGTACCGGGTGTAGTGGATGAGATAATTGACAGCTCTA is part of the Methanosarcinales archaeon genome and harbors:
- the trxA gene encoding thioredoxin; this encodes MDEELEKIRKRKLKELQEIMNKSPLPNTPIELTDQDLDQAISKYPKLVVDCWAVWCGPCRIVGPTIEAIATEKAGEIVFGKLDIDQNGQAAVKYAISAVPTMLVFKDGQLAGRIIGALPKQQIEAKLDEIFK
- a CDS encoding 4Fe-4S binding protein — its product is MTVTLNKNVCDKKPSCMMVTLCPASAISIRPGEYPTIDSEACLDCGKCVAACPHQALTIA
- a CDS encoding FAD-dependent oxidoreductase, with product MTNKHIIIIGLGVGGFSALMAAKKTSPEAEITIIEKRGYDMFSPCGLPFVIEGIIPDPEDLIHKIPTDSMGVKKLLNHEATSIDVNNKTVSVKDLGTGSENIIEFDSLIMAPGSKPFIPPIPGAKELLQKGVFTVSCPEDTAQVLQAAKGKKHAVVMGAGPIGLEVATALKALGLDVTVVELLDWVFPKAIDKDMAAIIEKSLKTEGFQLIMGKGLEKVIGRDYIESVIVDGKTINTDLLVAASGVKSDLSLGQEAGLHLGRFGITTDMRMMTTARDVYAAGDSIEVTNPISHRPWVSQLANSAYRQGTVAGTNAAGGYATYEGSVTTFVSFVNGIEVAATGFNTFFAKIYGFEIIGAKAKGKTRPDWYPGGEDISVKVLADASSGKLLGAQAIGSGAASRINVVACALKGGLTVHELSELELAYCPAVSETYDVLTKACDFLLRKLKKQSLHGFVQTVQNYIC